The genomic interval CTCCAAGACATCGAGGAAGCTTCAAGGAAAGGTGCACGAACCCTTGCAGTAGCTGTCCAAAGAGGCGATTCACGGGAAGTCACATTTGCTGGACTTATCCACCTTATGGATCCGCCTCGCCCGGATGCGCGGGAAATGATACTTAAGCTTCGCGAACACGGCGTGAGGCCAGTCATGCTTACGGGGGACAATGTAGCTATAGCTAAGGAGATTGCAAGAAACGTAGCTATTGGTGAAAGGATTTTTTCAGTACGTGAGATTATGTCTAAGGACGTAAAACTCGAAGATATTATTGATGAGGCTGATGGTCTAGCAGAGGTATATCCTGAAGACAAATTCAACGTAGTAAAGGCTCTACAATCTAAAGGCTATAGAGTAGCCATGACTGGTGACGGAGTAAACGATGCACCTGCACTAAGCCAAGCAGAGGCTGGTATAGCCGTTAAACAAGCTACGGACGCGGCAAAAGCGACTGCAAGCCTCGTTTTGCTCGAGGATGGATTATCCGTCATAGTTGATGCAATTACAGTTGGGAGAATCCTGCATCAAAGAGCCTTAACCTGGGTTATAAACAAGATTACTAAGACACTCCAGACCATCCTCGTAATCCTCGTAGGAATGCTTTGGTTAAGAAAAATGACTATTACACCTATGGGGATGGCCGTCCTTCTGCTCGCCAACGACTTTTTAACAATGACTATTTCGACTGATAATGCTCGGCCATCAATGAAGCCTGCCACGTGGAATGTGAAAAATATAATGATTTTCTCGCTCCCCTTATCTATAGCGATGCTCATACCACCAGTGATTGTCACATATATCTCCCTCTCCGTGCTTAACTCATCTTGGAATGCTACCGTTTCTGCCGTGCTATTGTCACTCATCTACACGAGTCAAGTGAGAATACTTATGGTTAGGGAAAGGAAATGGCTATGGTCTTCTAGACCTGGGAGAGAACTAACTATTTCATTGCTCGGTACATTGATTGTTTTTACTCTCCTCGCTTATACTGGTATAATCTTTACGGAGCTAACTCCAAACCTTCTCTTAGTAGTTGCCACTACTTCATTGATACCTCTAGCCTTTGAACCCCTAAAAGTATATCTTGCAAAGAAATATTTTTAAATGACTCGTTTTTATAAATATCTTTAAAGATAAACTATAACTATGAGAAAATCTTTTAATTAATGATTAGTATGACTGTATATGTTATTAAAAGAGACGGCTCAAAGGAAGAATTCGCTCCTGAAAAAATTGTTGTTAGTTGCCTAAAGGCTGGTGCACCCCTGGATGTAGCTAGGAGAATAGCTAAAATTGTGGAGGGGGACATTCTTAAAAGTAATGTGACAGAGGTTTCTACGAAAGAAATTATGAAAGAAGTGTTGACTCTTCTCAAGAAGGAGAACGAGGAGTGGTACAGGAACTGGATTATATTTGACAAGGCTGTAAAGAGACGCTCAACAGAAAAAGAAATTTCAAAGTAAGCCGAGTAAAATCAAAAATATATTTCTTTTTTCGTATTTCACTCTAACGTATAATTTTATATCCATCATTGCGAGCCGTAATTTTGTTCTTCCTTCATGATGAAGCAACATTTATAAAGTGCGAGACATCACTGAATAAGGTTGCAAAGGCATGCGTTCACAGGATGTAGCTCTCTCGGCCTTAATTGCGGCTCTATATGCCGTTCTCGTAGTTGTTCTCCAGCCAATTTCTTTCCTGGCTTTCCAGGTTAGACTCGCTGATGCATTGCTCCCTCTTTCCATGGTTTATGGGTTCCCGGTGGCTGTCGGCGTCAGTCTGGGATGCTTCGTTGGAAACTTTTTGGCCGCTCCGTGGGGGAGCTTGTCTTTATCAATGATTGATGCGGTGTTTGGATCTATTGCTAACTTTGTGGCGAGTATGTTGGCTTATTTGATTGCTAAGAGGGGAGCGGGGATTAAGCTTAAGATTTGGGGCGCGGCGTCAGAGGCAGTTGTAGTCTCTATTATCGTGGGTACTTATCTCAAGTTTTTGCTCGAGTGGGCTATGGGTATTGATCTCCCACTGATATTGTCAGTGCTAGGAGTTTTAGGCGGCTCCATTGTTTCGATTGTTATTATTGGTGTCCCAGTAGCTGTAATTGTTGAAAAGAATTTTCCACGTCTTAAATAAAAAACCGTAACTCATGCTAAGCTTTATATTCAGGGTTTTTATTTATTATGTATGACTCAACAAACAATTGACCCGGGAAATGTACTGTCTAGAGCAATAGATTTTTCCGTGAAGCTGACAAAAGACGTTGGCAACCTGTTGATCTTGATTGTCCTGTCAATTATACCAATTGTTAACTTTATTGTTATAGGCTACTTTGCAGAAATAGTTTGGCAAAATCCCGAGGAGCCGCCGAAGCTAGAAACATCGAGACTGGGTGAATATTTCGTAGAGGGTCTCAAGGTTATCCTAATATCGCTGGTCTACTTCATCGTCCCCCTTCTCTTAATAGGTATCGGCATGGTTACCAGCGGGGCCTTCCATCCAATGGGAATGACTGGCATAGGTTTCCTCAGGCTACTGGCTGGAGGAATATTTTTCTTGCTGGGCTTTATACTCTTGCTTGCCATTGCTTTCATTGCTTACCCACTTCTGGGAATAATTCTAAGAACTGGTGATGCCTCAAAGATATTTGCCTTCGGCGAAGCATGGAGCCTTATTCAGACAATTGGTCTGGGTAACTACCTAGTCATTTTAATAGCGCTCCTCATTATCAATCTAATTGTTTCTGCACTTGGCAACATAGTAGCATTAATCCTGTCACCGTTTCTCATGGCTATAACCTTCAAAGCATTAGCCATAATAGTTGATACAAGATATCCTGCACGCCCCTAAATTATTTCTTTTTTCTCCTCTGGCTTGAAAAGCTCTTTGGGGAGAAAAGCTCTATAGAGCTCTTCCAAGAATTCCCTCTGGATCCTTACACGTTTCTTGACTTTTTCAATAAACCTTTTTGTATCCACAATTAATAATATTCCTGCCTTGGATATAAATCTGATGTATCTATCGTTCATGCATAGGCCCGCTTTCCGGAACCCAGTAAGTTTTATTACGTGTCCCATGTTCTCTGTCTAGGTCTAAATGGCTAGCACAAACCAGACTATCGTAAAGCCTGTGCCTCTAGGGTGGCTTGGTAGCTACCTCAGAATAATTGCCTTACTCCTCACCGGCGTAGCAACAAGTTTCTCGGAGACCTTAACATGGCTACCCCTAGGCTATTTGGGTCTGACCAGCATTGTTTTTGGAAAAACTACAAATATGGAGAGGCTACTGGTGCTACTCTATTATTTAACTTTCCTCGTCCCAAACTTTGGCATAGAGGGGCTTCAGCAATTTCTCCCCAGCATAGTATTGTCTTTTACGTCTTTAGTATTTCTCGTCCTCTTGAACATTGAGGCACATAATACTATTTACATTCTGGGAGCCAACGAACTAGTGATTAACGGCTTGAGTGTTGAAGACTTATCTTTTAAGAGTAGAAAAGTAGACCTTTCAAGCGAATATCTTATTAGAACAAAAAATCAACTTTCTAGCCGTTTCACTCGTACCCCTTTCCAGGAGATAGAGATTTTTACAGAGGAAAGGGTTTACAAACTACGAGGTGTCCCTAAGAAGGCGAGGATTGAGGATAGGCTGAAAAAGAGGGCGTCAGCGAAACGAGTCCCGAGAAAAGAAAGGTTGCCTATCGCGGAGAGAATGTCTGATGGGCTTGAAAATACAAAACCAGAAGAGAGGAAGGCTGGCAAAGATAACGAAGATACGTATAAAGCAAGGAAAAATCTCATTGACGATTTTCTGCCGTGAGGTGTAAATATGAGGGAAAATCTAGATTCAAAGATAAGGAGGGTTTTTGGACCTGTAGCAATAAACAAGAAGATATCAAACAATGCCTCGATTGCCAGAATACCTAGATTTATCTCAGAGTACCTGATAAGCTATAAGTGCGGGGACAAACAGGACGCCTCCTGTATCTCTAGTCTCTCTAGATACATAGCCGAGCTTTATCCTGAACCTTCTCAGCGCGACCTATTCCTAAGCAAGCTTAAGGAAGACGGCCAGCTCAAGCTGTTAGACGAATTTAAAGTCAGGGTCGACTTGAAAAACAACGCATACATACTGGAGATCCCATCGCTACAGATTTTCGACGCGTATGTAAACGATGAAATTGTCAAGAAAAACGAGAGGATATTCTCTGGCCTATGGGGGATAGGCCTCCTCTATTATTCTCCTGACGCCTTGAAGACTAAGAGAAGCATGACACCCATCGTTTTGGAGGATTTCAGGCCGTTCCAGGCTTCCTATGTTGACTTGAATCTCTTCCGTGAGGGGAGGCGTTATTTTAGTCTTGAAGAATGGAGAGACCTGCTCGTGACAAGCATAGGGCTTAACCCAGAAGCATATTCACCACTCCAGAAAACATTGCTCCTGTTTAGGCTCGTCCCAGCAATTGAGACAAACGTAAACCTTTTGGAGCTCGGACCGAGGGCTACTGGGAAGACGTCGCTCTACAGAAACACAGTCTACTATGCGAGGATCTATGCAGGGGGCACAATTACTCCTGCCCGCTTGTTTTTCGATGCTAGGCTCTCTATCCCAGGAGACCTGGCTCTCCATGACATACTTGTCTTCGACGAGATAAGCAAGGTGAAGCTTCAAAACCCAGACGAGCTTGCGTCCAAGCTGAAGGACTACATGGTCGACGGCTTCTTTGAAAGAGGAGCACTGAAAAGAGCACACAGCACATGTTCACTTGTCTTCGTAGGCAACATAGACATGGAAAAAGTCCAGGACGTGGGATCCGTACTAAGCTACCTACCAGGCTTTATGCATGACTCTGCCTTCCTCGACAGGATACATGGGTTTATCCCTGGCTGGGAGCTTCCAAAAATAATGAAGAGCGAGGTTTCCCTAGCTTCTGGCTATGGGCTGGCCTCCGACTATTTGGCAGAGGTTCTACACAGATTTAGGTCTGAGTCTGCCGAGGGAGTCGTAAACGAGCACTTTGAACTCATTGGCAACTATACGATACGTGACGAGAAAGCCGTGAAAAAATTGTTGTCAGGAATGATTAAGCTATTCTTCCCAAATTATGAATTTGACAATAGGGAACTTGCAGAACTAGCTACGCTTGCCACAGATCTACGAAACAGGGTTGCAAGGCTCCTCACAAGGATGTCTCCCCAAGAGTTTCCTGAAAAAGAGTTAGGTATTAGGGTTAGGGGCTAAGCTCCTTGAATGTGTTTGGTAGCGCGAGCTACTTTAATGCTTGGTTGCTAGGAAAAAAAAGAAAAAATTATTTTGTTTTGGTTTTTCCTATCGCTTTCAGAAGCTCCACCATTAAGCCGAGACCCTTCTGGACGTCTGGGTCCGACATTGCACGCATAAGGCCGGTAATGCCAACTGGTTTAGGTTCACGGGATAGAGCCTCTAGTGCGGCCTTTATGACGGGCATGTTTCCTTTTATGGCTTCAACGTCTATTGAGCCTGCAAGATCTAGGAGGTCGTCTATGTGGTCTAATAGTTTAAGTGTGCCCGGAGTCATTAAGAGCTCGGACAGTCTCCCAATGAATTCTGGGTCGAGTAGGTCTCGTATGGTGTCTAGCAGGCCTAGCTCGTTCATTTTAACGAGCATGTCTAGGAATTTTTCTAGCGCCTCTCTCCTTTCCTTGGTCAATATTGTTTCCACCTTTACCACCCTTCACCTTTTCTAATCATCTCGTCTGTTGCCTCAAAATATGCCTTAAATACTGGGCTCCAGAACTCTGGATACCTAATTGCACTCCAGTACGTGGCAACAAAGAGATCCTCCATTAGCCTCTTGAATTTGGAAAAGCGTACAGGGATCGGCGGATGGTCATAATCGCTTATAACGAATAGCCCTTTCCCGTCAGTTATTAGGGGACAATTTGTCCTGCCACTGTACCTAGCATCGATGCCCTGGAGCCTTGCAGCTACAACCTCTGCCTGTAGGTGTGCTGTTACTCCGCTCTTAGAGGTTGGCGCGTTTGTGCAGTCTCCAATGGCGAATGCGTCGTCGAAGCCTTCTACCTTGCTTGTGTATTTGTCTATTTTTATGTAGCCGTTTCCATCCTTGACGCTTTCAGGAGTAACCATGTAGCTGGGACCCCTATGGGGCGGTATAACTGTTGCAACATCAAAGGAGAGCTCTTCGCCCTCAAGGCTTATTATCTTCTTGTTGTCTAGATCAATCTCGTTGGCTGTAAAGAAGGTATGTAGCTCGATTCCCCTCGCATTGAGCTCGGGCTCAATAATGTCGGCAATCGTTTTGGATGGATACGCGTGTGGCACGGGAACAGCTAGGACAACTTTCACCTTGTTGCTTAGGCCCCTCTTTGAAAATAGCTCCCAAGAAAGAAATGTTCCCTTGTGGGGTCCCGGGGGACACTTGTAGATTGGGTCAGCAACAGCAATAACGAATCTGCCTGAATTCATTCCCAAGAGCGTCTTGTAGAGTTTCTCAGCATTTTCAGGTGAAGAATAAAAGTCTCCATAGGTTTCTAAAAGCTTCCTATGCCCAGGCAGGGCATCGTAGTCCAGCTCTGCCCCAGTTGCGAAAACAACGTAGTCGTAGCCTAGCTGCTTCCCATTTTTCGTCTTCACAGACCTGTTCTGCAAATCTACCTCTACAACCTCGTCCTGGACAAAATCTACATGAGGCTTCAGAAGCTCTCTCAATGGCCTTAGAAACTTTTCCTTTTTGACACCTTTGAACGCTATCCATAGATTCCCAGGCTGAAAGAAATGTAGAGGACTCTTGTCAACAACTGTCACTTGGAACTCTTCACGTGGCAAGAGGTTTGCGAGGATTGCTCCGCCTCCTCCGCCACCTAGAATAACAACTTTTTTCATACAAAAACACCAAACACAAAAAAATTACTTTTTAGCTACGACCTTTATTTTGGCAGTTATTACTCCTCCTTCCTTCTTCAGCTCCAGCAACTCGTTCTTCGTTCTCTCTATCCATGCCTTTACATCTGGCTCGAAGCCGGGGTCAGTCGCCATCACTATTATGACGTCTCCATTGTTTGCGTTCCTATATGCCCTTGTCAACGCTGAGATGGGTCCTGGGCAGGCCATTCCTCTAGCGTCAACAGTTATTTCTGGCATGTCTATGGACCCTTTAGATGAATATTACTTCGTATTCCGCTGTCTCTTTCATGAAGAAAGTTGCTCCCACAATGTCGTCCACGATTGGGTCGAGGTGTTCTTTCTTTATACCCAGCATCTCAGCCATTAGGCTACAGACGTAAACTTTTACATCTCCTGTCTCCTTGGCCTCTTTAACCATGTCGTACCAGCTTGGTGCCTTTAGTTTTTCCATGCCTTGGAGCAGTGCGGGAACCATGTCCTCAAATTCCTTTGGGAAACGTGGCTGGGGCTTGTTTTTGGTAAAGTAGGGTGTTGCAAAGCCTGTTACAAAGATCCTTACGGGGACACCTAGGTTTGCAGCTGTTTGTGTTAGTACTCCTAGTGGTATGAATTTGTCGGCGGTTCCTGAGAACATTATTATTGCTAATCCTTTTGTCATGTTTGGTCGAGTTTATATCATGATATGGTAATATAAAAATCATTATGTAAAGTTTTATACTTAAATTTGTTTTAACTGGTTATTTAGAAATAAAAATGATAAAAAAACCTGCGAACACTACTCAACTATGCTCGAAACCTTGCTTTTAAATTCTATGAAGGCTTCGAGGATAAGCTTTGAGACAGCTTCAAAGTATTCTCGGGAGCCTT from Thermofilum adornatum carries:
- a CDS encoding NAD(P)/FAD-dependent oxidoreductase, with the translated sequence MKKVVILGGGGGGAILANLLPREEFQVTVVDKSPLHFFQPGNLWIAFKGVKKEKFLRPLRELLKPHVDFVQDEVVEVDLQNRSVKTKNGKQLGYDYVVFATGAELDYDALPGHRKLLETYGDFYSSPENAEKLYKTLLGMNSGRFVIAVADPIYKCPPGPHKGTFLSWELFSKRGLSNKVKVVLAVPVPHAYPSKTIADIIEPELNARGIELHTFFTANEIDLDNKKIISLEGEELSFDVATVIPPHRGPSYMVTPESVKDGNGYIKIDKYTSKVEGFDDAFAIGDCTNAPTSKSGVTAHLQAEVVAARLQGIDARYSGRTNCPLITDGKGLFVISDYDHPPIPVRFSKFKRLMEDLFVATYWSAIRYPEFWSPVFKAYFEATDEMIRKGEGW
- a CDS encoding QueT transporter family protein; translation: MRSQDVALSALIAALYAVLVVVLQPISFLAFQVRLADALLPLSMVYGFPVAVGVSLGCFVGNFLAAPWGSLSLSMIDAVFGSIANFVASMLAYLIAKRGAGIKLKIWGAASEAVVVSIIVGTYLKFLLEWAMGIDLPLILSVLGVLGGSIVSIVIIGVPVAVIVEKNFPRLK
- a CDS encoding sulfurtransferase TusA family protein; this translates as MPEITVDARGMACPGPISALTRAYRNANNGDVIIVMATDPGFEPDVKAWIERTKNELLELKKEGGVITAKIKVVAKK
- a CDS encoding DUF1641 domain-containing protein; this encodes METILTKERREALEKFLDMLVKMNELGLLDTIRDLLDPEFIGRLSELLMTPGTLKLLDHIDDLLDLAGSIDVEAIKGNMPVIKAALEALSREPKPVGITGLMRAMSDPDVQKGLGLMVELLKAIGKTKTK
- a CDS encoding DUF4013 domain-containing protein — translated: MTQQTIDPGNVLSRAIDFSVKLTKDVGNLLILIVLSIIPIVNFIVIGYFAEIVWQNPEEPPKLETSRLGEYFVEGLKVILISLVYFIVPLLLIGIGMVTSGAFHPMGMTGIGFLRLLAGGIFFLLGFILLLAIAFIAYPLLGIILRTGDASKIFAFGEAWSLIQTIGLGNYLVILIALLIINLIVSALGNIVALILSPFLMAITFKALAIIVDTRYPARP
- a CDS encoding DsrE/DsrF/DrsH-like family protein; this translates as MTKGLAIIMFSGTADKFIPLGVLTQTAANLGVPVRIFVTGFATPYFTKNKPQPRFPKEFEDMVPALLQGMEKLKAPSWYDMVKEAKETGDVKVYVCSLMAEMLGIKKEHLDPIVDDIVGATFFMKETAEYEVIFI
- a CDS encoding ATP cone domain-containing protein produces the protein MTVYVIKRDGSKEEFAPEKIVVSCLKAGAPLDVARRIAKIVEGDILKSNVTEVSTKEIMKEVLTLLKKENEEWYRNWIIFDKAVKRRSTEKEISK
- the brxL gene encoding BREX system Lon protease-like protein BrxL; its protein translation is MRENLDSKIRRVFGPVAINKKISNNASIARIPRFISEYLISYKCGDKQDASCISSLSRYIAELYPEPSQRDLFLSKLKEDGQLKLLDEFKVRVDLKNNAYILEIPSLQIFDAYVNDEIVKKNERIFSGLWGIGLLYYSPDALKTKRSMTPIVLEDFRPFQASYVDLNLFREGRRYFSLEEWRDLLVTSIGLNPEAYSPLQKTLLLFRLVPAIETNVNLLELGPRATGKTSLYRNTVYYARIYAGGTITPARLFFDARLSIPGDLALHDILVFDEISKVKLQNPDELASKLKDYMVDGFFERGALKRAHSTCSLVFVGNIDMEKVQDVGSVLSYLPGFMHDSAFLDRIHGFIPGWELPKIMKSEVSLASGYGLASDYLAEVLHRFRSESAEGVVNEHFELIGNYTIRDEKAVKKLLSGMIKLFFPNYEFDNRELAELATLATDLRNRVARLLTRMSPQEFPEKELGIRVRG